In Pseudomonas nunensis, a single window of DNA contains:
- a CDS encoding phosphate/phosphite/phosphonate ABC transporter substrate-binding protein, producing MTAKIAELLMYTAPEPIRQANERWLTRILERLDTTRQTAEGLSLPDLWLSPDLLLTQTCGYPLMTLLRDQVRVVGRPRYELPDSNGGNHCSLLLSRADDPRRSLPAFYNSRGVINDEGSNSGMNLLRHRLAPLHRDGQFFASVGISGAHRESLRWLREDLADLAAIDSVTFAYLARHAEKEVAGLRVVARSAFSPTLPYITVASASDEQIEQLRQVMNQTLRELPDVAEILGLQEVLPATQSDYQVVLEYQQEAETLGYGRLR from the coding sequence ATGACAGCAAAAATCGCCGAACTGCTGATGTACACCGCCCCCGAGCCCATCCGCCAGGCCAACGAACGCTGGCTGACCCGGATTCTCGAGCGCCTGGACACCACCCGGCAAACCGCCGAAGGCCTGTCGCTGCCAGACCTCTGGCTATCGCCGGACCTGCTGCTGACCCAAACCTGCGGCTATCCGCTGATGACCTTGTTGCGCGATCAGGTCCGGGTGGTCGGCCGCCCACGTTACGAATTGCCGGACAGCAACGGCGGCAACCATTGCAGCCTGCTGCTCAGTCGCGCCGACGATCCACGCCGCAGCTTGCCGGCGTTTTACAACAGTCGCGGGGTGATCAATGACGAAGGCTCCAACAGCGGCATGAACCTGCTGCGCCATCGACTGGCGCCGTTGCACCGCGACGGTCAGTTCTTCGCCAGTGTCGGCATCAGCGGCGCCCATCGCGAAAGCCTGCGTTGGTTGCGCGAAGACCTCGCCGACCTGGCCGCCATCGACAGCGTGACCTTCGCCTACCTGGCGCGACACGCCGAAAAAGAAGTGGCCGGTTTGCGCGTGGTTGCCCGCAGTGCCTTCAGTCCTACCTTGCCTTACATCACCGTCGCGAGCGCGAGCGATGAGCAGATCGAACAGCTTCGGCAGGTGATGAACCAGACGTTGCGCGAGCTGCCGGACGTAGCCGAAATACTCGGTTTGCAAGAAGTGTTGCCCGCGACCCAAAGCGACTATCAAGTGGTGCTGGAGTACCAGCAGGAAGCCGAGACGTTGGGCTATGGACGCTTACGCTGA
- a CDS encoding sigma-70 family RNA polymerase sigma factor, with product MSGADLSHRNHVGGLFRAHYPWLCARLRGQLGASADVEDIASETFTQLLESPGLTPIREPRALLTTIAQRLIYQLWRRRDLERQHLEQLQNADAEQAQSPEELLQLTQTLHRLDRSLERLPGKVRATFLLSRIDGLTYPQIAAELGISQRSVSVYMTRTQALCIQHSANEPLNRTTQRSA from the coding sequence ATGTCCGGCGCCGACCTTTCCCATCGCAACCACGTGGGCGGATTGTTCCGCGCACATTACCCGTGGTTATGCGCACGGTTGCGCGGGCAACTGGGCGCCAGTGCCGACGTCGAAGACATCGCTTCTGAAACCTTCACGCAACTGCTCGAATCCCCAGGGCTGACGCCAATCCGCGAGCCCCGCGCCTTGCTGACCACCATCGCCCAGCGCTTGATCTACCAGCTCTGGCGCCGCCGCGATCTGGAGCGTCAGCATCTGGAACAACTGCAAAACGCCGATGCCGAGCAAGCACAGTCGCCCGAAGAATTGCTGCAACTGACCCAAACCCTGCATCGCCTCGACCGCAGCCTCGAACGCTTGCCGGGCAAGGTCCGGGCGACGTTCCTGTTGTCGCGCATCGACGGCCTGACTTACCCGCAAATCGCCGCCGAACTGGGCATTTCCCAGCGTTCGGTCAGCGTCTACATGACGCGCACCCAAGCCTTGTGCATCCAGCACAGCGCCAATGAACCCCTAAACCGAACAACCCAGAGGTCCGCATGA